In Verrucomicrobiota bacterium, one genomic interval encodes:
- a CDS encoding Gfo/Idh/MocA family oxidoreductase has translation MKTQVNRRAFLKQTRNASVGIGATLALPNIFLNETKAATGENPSDLARIGFIAVGNRGMQNMGFFLKKKMVAAICDVDKNIIAKAQTAIVKAQGKPVTAYGDYRKLLEDKSLDGVVISTPDHWHAMQAVDACQAGKDVYCEKPLTLFIEEGKTLVKIARKTNRIVQTGSMQRSMKTYRTAIEMLRLGKIGKVHTIKVGLPKVNWDPKLDNTPDSAPPPELDYNMWLGPAPDRPYNKSRVHYYFRFFWDYSGGQMTNWGAHHLDIAQWGLEMDNTGPVEIEGKAEYDPQKRFEVFTWSSIQYKYANGVKIDLNQGAKADQPATKSKSEITGTVFIGDKGIIHVNRPFVRTCDTQKMEDLDDIPAMPDDQLKHIYVSLDHYQNWLDCIKSRKLPICDVAIGHRSATVCHLGNIAARLGRKIKWDPEKEEMMNDAEAAKLTGKVYRPPWKL, from the coding sequence TTCTTGAAGCAGACGCGCAATGCCAGTGTTGGTATTGGTGCCACCTTGGCACTTCCAAACATTTTCCTGAATGAAACCAAGGCGGCCACCGGAGAAAATCCCAGCGACCTTGCGCGTATTGGTTTCATCGCGGTAGGCAACCGCGGCATGCAAAACATGGGATTTTTCCTCAAGAAGAAGATGGTGGCCGCCATCTGCGACGTGGATAAAAACATTATCGCCAAAGCCCAGACGGCGATTGTCAAGGCCCAGGGCAAACCGGTTACCGCCTATGGTGATTACCGCAAGCTATTGGAAGACAAAAGCCTGGATGGCGTCGTGATTTCGACGCCGGATCATTGGCACGCAATGCAGGCAGTGGATGCCTGCCAAGCCGGCAAAGATGTCTATTGCGAAAAGCCGCTCACCTTGTTCATCGAAGAAGGTAAAACCCTCGTTAAGATCGCCCGCAAAACCAACCGGATTGTGCAGACCGGCAGTATGCAGCGATCCATGAAAACTTACCGCACCGCCATTGAGATGTTGCGCTTGGGTAAAATCGGCAAGGTCCACACCATCAAAGTCGGGCTCCCGAAAGTCAACTGGGACCCAAAGTTGGATAACACACCCGATAGCGCGCCGCCGCCAGAGTTGGATTATAACATGTGGCTCGGCCCGGCACCCGACCGCCCGTACAACAAGTCACGGGTGCATTACTATTTTCGCTTCTTCTGGGATTATTCCGGCGGCCAGATGACCAACTGGGGCGCTCATCATCTCGACATCGCACAATGGGGGCTGGAGATGGATAATACCGGACCAGTCGAGATTGAAGGCAAGGCAGAATATGATCCGCAGAAACGCTTCGAGGTTTTCACCTGGAGTTCCATCCAATACAAGTATGCCAACGGCGTAAAGATTGACCTGAATCAGGGTGCGAAAGCCGACCAACCGGCCACCAAGAGCAAATCCGAAATTACCGGCACCGTTTTTATCGGTGATAAGGGCATTATTCACGTCAACCGCCCTTTCGTGCGAACCTGCGATACTCAGAAAATGGAGGACTTGGACGACATCCCCGCCATGCCGGATGATCAGCTCAAGCACATTTACGTGAGCTTGGACCACTACCAAAACTGGCTTGACTGTATCAAGTCCCGAAAACTGCCAATCTGCGACGTGGCTATTGGCCATCGTTCCGCCACCGTATGCCACTTGGGCAACATTGCCGCCCGTTTAGGCCGCAAGATTAAGTGGGATCCGGAAAAGGAAGAAATGATGAACGACGCCGAAGCAGCCAAACTGACGGGCAAGGTGTACCGCCCACCGTGGAAATTATGA